CTGCTGGCCGACGAGATCGACCGACAGGGGGGCCTCGACGCGCTGGTCGAGGCGGTCGTCGAGCGCGAGCGCGACCCCTACACCGTCGCGGACGACCTGATCGAGCCGCTCGCGGAGTGCCTCGAACGGGATAGTTATTAAGCGTCAGTCGGTCGTACGCCCGACCATGAGACTTCGAACCCTCCTGACCGGGACGGCCGCCGGCGCGGGGCTGCTCGCCGCCGTCAACCGAACGCTCTCCTCGCGGGCGAAGACGCTCCGCCCGCCGCTCGGTCGGGCGACCGAGGGCTACCGCTGGCGCGGCTTCGACGTATCGTACACCGAAGCGGGCGACCCGGACGCGCCCGACCTCCTCCTGCTGCACGGCGTCAACGCCGCCGCGTCGAGCGCCGAGTTCGAGGCCGTCTTCGACGCGCTCGCCGAGGACTACCACGTGGTCGCGCCGGACCTCCCCGGCTTCGGGTTGTCCGACCGCCCGCCGCTCATGTACTCGGCGTCGCTCTACTCGACGTTCGTGGCGGACTTCGCGCACGACGTGACCGACCGGCCGACCGTCGTCGCCTCCTCGCTGTCGGGGGCGTACGCCGCTCAGGCCGCAGAGACGGTCGACTTCGAGGAACTCGTCCTCGTCTGTCCGACCACCTCCACGATGCCGGGTCGCCGGACGTGGCTGCGCTCGCTCCTCCGTGCGCCGCTCGCGGGCGAGGCGCTGTTCAACGCGCTGACGAGCCGACGCTCGCTGCGCTACTTCCAGCGGGATCACGGCTTCTACGACATGAGCCACGCCGACGACGAGTGGGTGGAGTACCGCTGGCAACTCGCCCACCAGCCCGGCGCGCGCTTCGCGCCCGCGTCGTTCGTGAGCGGTTTCCTCGATCCCGACGTCGACCTCGGGGAGACGCTCGCCGGTCTCGACGAGCCGATCACGATCGTCTGGGGACGCGACGCCGACATCCTGCCGGTCGAGCGCGGCGAGGAACTGGCCGAGGCGGCCGACGCCCGGTTCGTCGTCTTCGACGAGACGCTGCTCCTTCCCCACTACGAGCACCCGGCGGAGTTCGCCGCGCTCGTCCGGGGCGAACTGCCCGCGCGGACGGAGTACGCGAACGTGCAGTAGGCCGCTTCGGGATCAACTCCTCCGGACGCGGCCGGAGACGAACCGGACGACGTATCCCGCGACGAACCCGGCGCTCCCGAAGACGAGCCCGAATCCGAGCGCGATCTGCAGGTAGTCCCCGAGCGTCGGGGTCCACCCCGGCGGCGCGGAGAGACCGATCGCTCCGCCGACGAAGAGGCCGAACAGCACGACGCTCGCGAGGACGACGCACGCGGCGAGCCCCCGATTGCGGTACGCGTGAAACGCGTTGAACCCGACGAGCAGCGTCACGCCGACGGCGTCGGCGACGTCGGATCCCGCGACGTACGCGCCGATGGGGATCGCGGATCCAACCGCGACGACTGCGGCGGCCGCCAGCGCGGCTACCAGGAGGAACGCGGCGGTCGTCCTCGCGGAGTCACCGAACAGGAAGCCGACGATCGGACGCTGCGTGGAGCGCATGACGTTCGGATCGGCGGGCTCGGACTTGACATTTCGCTACGATACGGTGCTGGTTCGCGGATCGACGGTCACGACCGCCCCGAAGCTCGTTCCGATGCCGAACGGGGACGAATCCGTTCCGTTGCTCAGCGCGGCACGAACCGCACCAGCCGCTCGCCGGACGTCCTCGACTCGCCGACCGTCGCGCCGACGGTCATCCCCGTCTCGACGGCCTCGGGGTCGGCGTCCACGACCCCCGTCAGCCGGACGGTACCGAAGTCGACGACGGCGGTCGCGTACGGCGCGTCGTCGGCGAACTGCGGCGTCGGGACGCGGACGACGGTGTGGGTCGCGACCGTCCCCGACTCGGGGAGCGGGTGCTCGTCGAGGTCGCGCGCGCCGCAGTGCGGGCAGACGCGCCGGGGCGGGAGCGATCCGTGGTCGTTCGGACAGCGGAGGTAGTACCCCTCGCCCGCCTCGATCGCGTCGAGCAGGTCGTCGAAGCCGTCGTTTCGACCCCCGCGACCACGGTCGCTCCCGCCGGTCGTTCCCTGATCGCGCTCGTCTCCGCTCACGCGACCACCTCCAGCACGTGGACCGTCGCGCTGGCGACCGTGCCGCCCGCGTTGTGTGCCAGGCCGACGCGCGCGCCGGACGCGTCGGAGGCGCGCGGGTGCGTCCCCGAGAGCAACCGCGCGAGCGAGACCACCTGCGCGACGCCGGTCGCGCCGACCGGGTGGCCCTTCGCCTTCAGGCCTCCCGAGAGGTTCACCGGCAGGTCGCCGTGGCGGGTCGTCTCGCCGCGCCGGGCCGCGCCGATGCCCTCGCCGGGGTCGTAGAAGCCGAGCGCCTCGATCGCGAGCACCTCGGCGATCGTGAAGCAGTCGTGGACCTCCGCCACGTCGACGTCGCCGGGGCCGATCCCCGCGTCGGCGTAGGCCTCCTCGGCGGCGTCGGCGGTCGCGGGTGAGCGGGCGAAGTACTCCCGGTCCTGCAGCGCGAGGTTGTCGCCGCCCTGGCCCGTGCCGGTGACGGCGACCGGGGCGTCGAGTCCCGCCCGTTCGGCGTAGTCGTCGCTCACGAGCACGGCGGCGCTCGCCCCGTCGGTGATGGGGCAGGAGTCGTAGAGTCCGAGCGGGTCGGCGATACGCGGCGCGTCGAGCGCCTCCTCGACCGTGATAGACGAGCGGAACTGCGCGTGCTCGTTCGGCAGCGCGTGCTCGTGGTTCTTCACCGCGACGTGCGCGAGGTCCTCGGCGCTCCCCCCGAACTCCTCGAAGTACGCCCGCGCCATCAGCGCGTAGGCGGCGGGGAAGGTCATCCCGGCGCGGATCTCGTAGAGGTCGTCCGCGGCGATGGAGAGGCCCTCCGTCGCGCCCGCGGTGCCCATGTTCGTCATGCGCTCGGCCCCGCCGACGAGCACCACGTCCGCCTCGCCGGTGCGAACGGTTCTCACGGCCTCGCGGACGGCGACGCCGCTCGACGCGCACGCCGACTCGTAGCGCGTCGCGGGCGCGCGGACGCCCACGGCCTCGGCCATCTGCGGGCCCATGTGCCCCTGGTGCTCCGCGAGTTCGCCCATGAAGTTCCCGAAGTAGAGATGCTCGATCTCCCCGGGGTCGACCCCCGCCTCGTCGAGGGCGGCCAGTCCGGCCTCGGCGAACAGGTCGCGCCCGGTGCGGTCCGGGAACCGACCGAAGCGAGTCAGGCCACCTCCCGCAATGCGTACCTCTGACATGGCCGGACGTAGTTCACTGCCCGGTATATGTCTGCCGTCTATGGACGATGACGCGCCCAACCGGCACGACGATGGACGAATTCGTCTACGACGGTTGCCGTCGATCCTCGGCGCGACTCGCTCGGGCGCGCTGGCGAACAGGCGACGCCGGGGCGGGGTCGCGGGGCGCGGCGGCGTCTCCCCGCGAGCATCTGGTTCGCGGGGCGTGGCGTCGCACAACCGCAGCCGCCCCGCGACGAACGTCACGTCACACGGACGCTGGTCCCGCTTTCGGATATAAAAGTACGGACGGCGGACTGGCTTTACCACCGCCGACGCCAGCGCGGCACCCGCGAGGGAGTGTAACGAGCGAGCGGACCGACGGAACCCCCGAGCGAAGCGAGGGGGTGAGGAGGGTTTTGCTCCAGCTTTTGCCAGCGAGGCGGCGAAGCCGCCGAGCGCAGCAAAAGGTGGTGGTTCTAGATCCCCATGTCGCGCGCGGCGTCGGGGATCGGGAGGTCGCGGACGGCCACGCCCAGGAGTTCCGCCGCGTGGTCGAGCGCCATGTCGAAGC
The Halomarina pelagica DNA segment above includes these coding regions:
- a CDS encoding alpha/beta fold hydrolase — protein: MRLRTLLTGTAAGAGLLAAVNRTLSSRAKTLRPPLGRATEGYRWRGFDVSYTEAGDPDAPDLLLLHGVNAAASSAEFEAVFDALAEDYHVVAPDLPGFGLSDRPPLMYSASLYSTFVADFAHDVTDRPTVVASSLSGAYAAQAAETVDFEELVLVCPTTSTMPGRRTWLRSLLRAPLAGEALFNALTSRRSLRYFQRDHGFYDMSHADDEWVEYRWQLAHQPGARFAPASFVSGFLDPDVDLGETLAGLDEPITIVWGRDADILPVERGEELAEAADARFVVFDETLLLPHYEHPAEFAALVRGELPARTEYANVQ
- a CDS encoding Zn-ribbon domain-containing OB-fold protein: MSGDERDQGTTGGSDRGRGGRNDGFDDLLDAIEAGEGYYLRCPNDHGSLPPRRVCPHCGARDLDEHPLPESGTVATHTVVRVPTPQFADDAPYATAVVDFGTVRLTGVVDADPEAVETGMTVGATVGESRTSGERLVRFVPR
- a CDS encoding thiolase C-terminal domain-containing protein; this encodes MSEVRIAGGGLTRFGRFPDRTGRDLFAEAGLAALDEAGVDPGEIEHLYFGNFMGELAEHQGHMGPQMAEAVGVRAPATRYESACASSGVAVREAVRTVRTGEADVVLVGGAERMTNMGTAGATEGLSIAADDLYEIRAGMTFPAAYALMARAYFEEFGGSAEDLAHVAVKNHEHALPNEHAQFRSSITVEEALDAPRIADPLGLYDSCPITDGASAAVLVSDDYAERAGLDAPVAVTGTGQGGDNLALQDREYFARSPATADAAEEAYADAGIGPGDVDVAEVHDCFTIAEVLAIEALGFYDPGEGIGAARRGETTRHGDLPVNLSGGLKAKGHPVGATGVAQVVSLARLLSGTHPRASDASGARVGLAHNAGGTVASATVHVLEVVA